In Acetomicrobium sp. S15 = DSM 107314, the following are encoded in one genomic region:
- the rplD gene encoding 50S ribosomal protein L4 produces MPVVKQVNFKDDSVGEFVLADAVFGAVVHVPAMHQVVTAQLANLRQGTHSAKSRGEVRGGGRKPWRQKHTGRARQGSIRSPIWAGGGVAHGPKPRSYRQKVNKKVRSLAMRSALTVKAQEGHLLVVTDLELERPMTKVMLAFLQKVDAAEKPLIVVHQSMPAVNKSVSNLSGAKVLHVDSINVYDILDHSNLLLTPEAARRIEGVYGN; encoded by the coding sequence ATGCCTGTTGTAAAGCAAGTTAACTTCAAAGACGATTCAGTCGGTGAATTTGTTCTCGCCGACGCGGTCTTCGGCGCCGTAGTGCACGTTCCGGCCATGCATCAGGTGGTTACAGCTCAACTCGCTAATCTTAGGCAGGGGACGCACTCTGCGAAGTCGCGCGGCGAGGTGCGCGGTGGCGGTCGAAAGCCGTGGCGCCAGAAGCACACTGGCCGTGCCCGCCAAGGGAGCATAAGGTCTCCTATATGGGCTGGGGGAGGCGTGGCTCATGGTCCTAAACCGCGCTCTTATAGGCAAAAAGTCAATAAGAAGGTACGCAGTCTTGCGATGAGGAGCGCCCTGACGGTTAAGGCGCAAGAGGGACATTTGTTGGTCGTGACCGATCTGGAATTGGAGCGCCCAATGACCAAGGTCATGCTCGCCTTTCTGCAGAAGGTGGATGCAGCGGAGAAACCCCTGATCGTCGTGCACCAGAGCATGCCGGCGGTGAACAAATCTGTGTCCAATTTATCTGGCGCCAAAGTTTTGCACGTAGATAGCATAAATGTTTACGACATCTTGGATCATAGCAATCTTCTGCTCACGCCGGAGGCCGCAAGAAGGATTGAGGGGGTGTATGGCAATTGA